One window from the genome of Schistocerca piceifrons isolate TAMUIC-IGC-003096 chromosome 1, iqSchPice1.1, whole genome shotgun sequence encodes:
- the LOC124788157 gene encoding PC4 and SFRS1-interacting protein-like, with the protein MKTFHPGDKVFAKVRGYPPWPARVENVVASTPNNVKYNVFFYGTAETAVCKVEDLFLYYENKEKYGKPIKRKGFAQALAQIEGREPPPPNMPGSIPTTQSADGESEGEGDLVIDEAPRTSVSKPLVPDTAEDKKRPVKRKRVTEIGPDEQETKRTKRQSTSGNRKSMNKEPLRTPETVGIQPSPQRAEIVSRSGRKIKPKKFADDDDAAAAAALEEGAIQTTILAADEGSSQEQKPSVKIEKSSADIEGGAKELKKTLRKNQSVRANAPSGQAVCIHINTDEEKALEGALKLKDLIEAGDIIPKTMQMYLKEESENTHGQLLIERRKSKIKWLKTELRLAQLDGAIKGCLGLLSADPDKCLQHLDELAGLSIDPLMLLKQPSLVETIRRLRHYVGNVDKWNFSEQQKAQFYPKTATIRNKAAYIYSQFKSLFTVPDNQSFWSSFTERKLKFQKVTTAFPRECVHSFIQDSK; encoded by the coding sequence ATGAAAACCTTTCATCCTGGAGACAAGGTTTTTGCAAAAGTTCGCGGATACCCACCGTGGCCTGCAAGAGTGGAAAATGTAGTAGCGTCAACTCCCAATAATGTGAAATATAATGTTTTCTTTTATGGTACTGCAGAAACAGCGGTTTGTAAAGTTGAAGACCTGTTTTTGTAttacgaaaacaaagaaaaatatggaaaaccaaTAAAGCGCAAAGGTTTTGCCCAGGCGTTAGCACAGATTGAGGGAAGAGAACCTCCACCTCCAAATATGCCAGGTAGTATTCCAACTACACAAAGTGCAGATGGTGAAAGTGAAGGTGAAGGAGACTTGGTCATTGATGAAGCACCGAGAACTTCTGTTTCAAAGCCATTAGTGCCTGATACTGCAGAGGACAAGAAGCGTCCCGTGAAGCGTAAACGTGTGACTGAAATTGGTCCTGATGAACAGGAAACAAAACGAACAAAGCGTCAGAGTACTTCAGGTAACCGGAAGTCTATGAACAAAGAACCTTTGCGCACTCCAGAGACTGTCGGAATACAGCCTTCTCCACAGAGAGCAGAGATTGTAAGTAGATCTGGCCGTAAAATTAAGCCAAAaaagtttgcagatgatgatgacgctgctgcagctgctgcattaGAAGAAGGTGCCATTCAAACCACCATACTTGCTGCTGACGAAGGATCTTCTCAAGAACAAAAACCTTCAGTGAAAATTGAGAAAAGTTCTGCAGACATAGAAGGTGGTGCAAAAGAGCTTAAGAAAACTCTGAGAAAGAACCAGTCGGTGAGGGCAAATGCTCCATCAGGTCAAGCTGTTTGCATCCATATAAATACAGATGAAGAGAAAGCTCTTGAAGGTGCCCTTAAATTGAAGGATTTAATAGAAGCAGGTGATATTATTCCAAAAACTATGCAAATGTACCTTAAAGAAGAATCAGAAAATACACATGGCCAACTGTTAATTGAACGTCGGAAGAGTAAAATTAAATGGCTCAAAACAGAACTTCGCTTGGCACAGCTTGATGGTGCAATAAAAGGATGTCTAGGTTTATTGAGTGCAGATCCTGACAAATGTTTGCAACATTTAGATGAACTCGCTGGTCTGTCTATTGATCCCTTGATGCTCCTCAAGCAACCGAGTTTAGTAGAAACCATCAGGAGGCTTCGTCATTATGTAGGAAATGTAGACAAGTGGAATTTCTCAGAGCAACAAAAGGCACAGTTCTATCCCAAGACAGCCACAATAAGAAATAAAGCAGCTTACATTTACAGCCAGTTTAAATCACTTTTTACTGTTCCCGATAATCAGTCATTTTGGAGTTCTTTTACAGAACGCAAACTAAAATTTCAGAAGGTTACAACAGCATTCCCCAGAGAGTGTGTCCATTCCTTCATTCAGGATTCAAAATAA